One window of the Podospora pseudocomata strain CBS 415.72m chromosome 7, whole genome shotgun sequence genome contains the following:
- the PDE2 gene encoding 3',5'-cyclic-nucleotide phosphodiesterase (EggNog:ENOG503NU2P; COG:E) codes for MENPMESAKCNVIYVHRAVSEDRHVQSSHGLSGSGVSGSLEDNVRLISSAFESGEACLGHLRMLDSEPSTKTKPTIIFLDTPAQEPIPGNKWWEFPTEPDLYGFDLLQWIDGDSRAKRMSDLVTVVPVVTRQDSSLAIDPEVLRSLRIQLVSRGATDAVLSPLRSSCLDDIRVHVERVCRNRNAFSPHGRNNNNNLVGETMISTLLPDLCTSFQGIDVPLNWEETRIDAEKKALLSHAIGQFQFDAPQFEREELKVAASLIFEHAFSAPELAPWRLERGQLQAFIDACCAAYKSDVEYHNFCHVVDVLQHIFHTLVRIGALPPYPPTSNTTPRPTSDSEFAQCIEPHIALTLLVTAIGHDVGHPGVNNGFLVKTNDPLARLYSDRSVLESYHCAAFTDILRKYWPKFYKCATMKKLVIDSILATDMGVHDNYMVQLRGVLDRIRKAREGQEDVARNHSPFHMDMEPKQTLICALLIKCADISNVARGYDTAVTWMHTLSRETAQQRQKERERNVPTSVHSLPGNDQLTLASNQLLFMNKFAAPLFVGVAELIPELSFCVEAIKENKLKFEAILKDGDEHESSPSQTDFPNAQRPNSSQNSMQPAASRPNPPEINGINTSFDAVDDDSHSHCAHRQRCSETTELSSAPDSAGTGKMPLSPSTQGTSIVSINSSVDPPVSCAVTSSTPDSFRNQGKGAFQHQASPNSGYLNGNTNLGGSDTQMGLAPGGQLKKKTSFIQRFGDMWKRSPKSSSP; via the exons ATGGAAAACCCAATGGAGAGTGCGAAATGCAATGTGATATACGTTCACCGCGCTGTTTCTGAGGACCGACATGTCCAGTCAAGTCATGGTTTATCTGGCAGCGGAGTGTCTGGCTCGCTCGAGGACAATGTCCGTCTCATTTCGAGCGCTTTCGAGAGTG GGGAAGCTTGCCTGGGCCACTTGCGGATGCTTGACTCGGAGCCGTCgaccaaaaccaaaccaacaatCATTTTCCTAGACACCCCCGCTCAGGAGCCAATACCAGGCAATAAGTGGTGGGAATTTCCCACCGAACCGGATCTCTATGGGTTTGACTTGCTGCAATGGATAGATGGAGACTCACGCGCCAAGAGGATGTCTGACCTTGTCACAGTGGTTCCTGTGGTCACTCGGCAAGACAGCTCGCTGGCTATCGATCCCGAAGTTCTCAGGTCGTTGCGAATTCAACTTGTCTCCCGTGGGGCTACCGATGCTGTGTTGAGCCCACTCCGCTCCAGTTGTCTTGACGACATCAGGGTACATGTTGAACGGGTGTGCCGAAATCGAAATGCATTCAGCCCACATGgaagaaacaacaacaacaacctagTCGGCGAGACCATGATATCAACCCTCCTGCCCGACCTCTGTACTTCATTTCAAGGAATCGACGTCCCCCTCAACTGGGAGGAAACTCGCATTGATGCCGAAAAAAAGGCCCTGCTTTCGCACGCTATCGGCCAATTTCAATTTGACGCTCCGCAATTCGAACGCGAAGAACTGAAGGTGGCGGCGTCACTCATATTCGAGCATGCCTTTTCAGCGCCTGAGCTGGCCCCGTGGCGGTTAGAGAGAG GACAACTGCAAGCCTTTATTGACGCTTGCTGTGCCGCGTATAAGAGCGATGTGGAATATCACAACTTTTGCCACGTGGTCGACGTCTTGCAACACATTTTCCACACTCTTGTTCGCATAGGAGCATTGCCTCCCTATCCACCTACCTCTAACACCACTCCCAGGCCTACCTCAGACTCTGAGTTCGCGCAGTGCATCGAGCCTCACATAGCGCTCACACTCCTCGTCACCGCCATTGGTCATGATGTTGGGCATCCAGGAGTCAACAACGGCTTCCTGGTGAAGACCAACGACCCGCTCGCCCGATTGTACAGTGATCGGTCCGTTTTGGAGTCCTATCATTGTGCCGCCTTCACGGATATCCTCCGCAAGTACTGGCCCAAATTCTACAAATGCGCCACCATGAAGAAGCTTGTGATCGActccatcttggccaccGATATGGGTGTGCACGACAACTATATGGTGCAACTGAGGGGTGTTTTGGACAGGATCCGCAAGGCTCGCGAAGGACAAGAGGACGTGGCTCGAAATCACTCGCCTTTCCACATGGATATGGAGCCGAAACAGACGCTGATCTGTGCGCTTTTGATCAAGTGCGCCGACATCAGCAACGTT GCTCGAGGGTACGACACAGCCGTGACATGGATGCATACCCTGTCCAGGGAAACGGCCCAGCAACgacaaaaagagagagagagaaacgtGCCGACGTCCGTTCACTCGCTGCCTGGCAATGACCAGCTGACTCTTGCTTCGAACCAACTGTTGTTTATGAATAAGTTCGCAGCTCCCCTGTTCGTGGGCGTGGCGGAACTCATTCCGGAGTTGAGTTTCTGCGTCGAGGCAATCAAGGAGAACAAATTGAAGTTCGAGGCCATCTTGAAAGACGGGGATGAGCATGAGAGCTCGCCCTCTCAAACGGATTTCCCCAATGCTCAAAGGCCAAACTCATCACAAAATTCCATGCAGCCCGCAGCCAGCCGGCCAAATCCCCCCGAAATCAACGGCATCAACACAAGCTTTGACGCGGTGGACGACGATTCGCACTCTCACTGTGCCCACAGGCAGCGATGCAGCGAGACGACCGAGCTGAGCTCAGCACCAGACAGTGCCGGTACAGGGAAGATGCCCCTATCACCCAGCACGCAGGGAACGAGCATTGTGAGCATCAATTCGTCGGTTGACCCTCCCGTCAGTTGTGCAGTGACAAGCAGCACTCCGGATTCCTTCAGGAACCAGGGGAAAGGGGCTTTCCAGCACCAAGCCTCGCCAAACAGTGGATACCTGAATGGAAACACTAATCTTGGTGGATCTGACACACAAATGGGCTTGGCTCCGGGCGGACAGTTAAAGAAGAAAACCAGCTTTATCCAGAGGTTCGGGGATATGTGGAAGAGGTCTCCTAAAAGTTCGAGCCCATAG
- a CDS encoding hypothetical protein (EggNog:ENOG503NYU7; BUSCO:EOG0926400M; COG:J) encodes MVIQQPSNQIKLTNVSLVRLKKGKKRFEIACYKNKVLEWRSGIETDLDNVLQIPNVFLNVSKGQTAPSAELAKAFGKDVSVDDIILEILKKGEMQVGEKERSAQLERVHNEVMGMVASKLVDPRTKRVYTTSIIEKALDQLSSQAHQQSNNDKDKKEDGNSACGTPATGEAGESKPQAPKPIWKGVSATKSAKSQALEAMKALVAHQPIPIARARMRVRVTCPTNVLKQSVKAPKAAAGKEDEDGEKKAPGTVKDKILSLFEQVENQDVMGSEWEAVGFVEPGIFKDLSDFIENETKGRGNVEVLDRAVTHED; translated from the coding sequence ATGGTCATCCAACAACCTTCCAACCAAATCAAGCTAACAAACGTCTCCCTCGTCCGCCtcaaaaaaggcaaaaagcGCTTCGAAATTGCCTGCTACAAAAACAAAGTCCTCGAGTGGCGCTCCGGCATCGAAACAGACCTCGACAACGtcctccaaatcccaaacGTCTTCCTCAACGTCTCCAAAGGCCAAACCGCCCCCTCGGCCGAACTCGCCAAAGCCTTTGGCAAGGACGTCTCCGTCGACGACATCATTCTCGAGATTCTCAAGAAGGGCGAGATGCAAGTTGGAGAAAAAGAACGCTCCGCCCAGCTGGAGCGCGTGCACAATGAGGTGATGGGCATGGTGGCCAGCAAGCTGGTTGAcccgaggacgaagagggtGTACACCACGAGTATCATCGAAAAGGCGCTCGATCAGCTCAGTTCGCAGGCGCACCAGCAGAGTAATAACGACAAGGATAAGAAGGAGGACGGGAACAGTGCCTGTGGGACGCCCGCGACGGGGGAGGCAGGGGAGTCGAAACCGCAGGCGCCGAAGCCGATTTGGAAGGGCGTGAGCGCTACCAAGAGCGCAAAGTCGCAGGCGttggaggcgatgaaggcTCTTGTTGCGCACCAGCCGATACCTATCGCGAGAGCGCGCATGCGGGTGCGTGTTACTTGCCCGACGAATGTCCTGAAGCAGTCAGTCAAGGCTCCCAAAGCGGCTGCTGgaaaggaggacgaggatggggagaagaaggcacCAGGCACGGTCAAGGATAAGATTCTCAGTTTATTCGAGCAGGTCGAGAATCAGGACGTCATGGGTTCCGAGTGGGAAGCTGTTGGTTTCGTTGAGCCAGGCATCTTCAAGGATCTTTCAGACTTCATCGAGAACGAGACCAAGGGGAGAGGCAACGTCGAGGTGCTGGATAGGGCGGT
- a CDS encoding hypothetical protein (COG:O; MEROPS:MER0002010; EggNog:ENOG503NWF4), with protein sequence MRVAASTVLLGVASAASFQQQTQHVLSSGYERAQAGMQPLAEQFVDAAGKPIANIEEAFHGMTAEVKALWDEIKLLVPESAFNHSNWFTKPKPARRRHDWDHVVKGADVQKLWVQGESGEDHRQVDGKLADFNLRVKAVDPSKLGVDKVKQYSGYLDDEANDKHLFYWFFESRNDPKNDPVVLWLNGGPGCSSLTGLFLELGPSSIDKKLKVVNNEFSWNNNASVIFLDQPVNVGYSYSGNSVSNTIAAGKDVYALLSLFFHQFPEYAKQDFHIAGESYAGHYIPVFASEILSHKNRNINLKSILIGNGLTDGLTQYEHYRPMACGKGGYPAVLDESECRSMDNALPRCQSLIQNCYDSGSVWSCVPASIYCNNALIGPYQRTGQNVYDIRGKCEDSSNLCYSALGWISDYLNQQDVMDALGVEVSGYESCNFDINRNFLFQGDWMQPFHRLVPNILKEIPVLIYAGDADYICNWLGNQAWTEALEWPGKKNFNKASIKDLKLAGAEKEYGKVKASGNFTFMQVYQAGHMVPMDQPENSLDFLNRWLGGEWFAK encoded by the exons ATGAGGGTCGCTGCTTCGACAGTGCTCCTCGGAGTTGCCTCGGCGGCTTCGTTCCAGCAGCAAACACAGCATGTTCTCTCGAGCGGCTACGAACGGGCCCAGGCTGGCATGCAGCCGCTCGCCGAACAGTTCGTTGACGCTGCTGGCAAGCCCATCGCCAACATTGAGGAGGCCTTCCATGGCATGACCGCCGAGGTCAAGGCCCTCTGGGACGAGATCAAGCTCCTCGTGCCAGaaagtgccttcaaccactcCAACTGGttcaccaagcccaagcccgccCGTCGCCGTCACGACTGGGATCACGTCGTCAAGGGCGCCGATGTCCAGAAGCTCTGGGTTCAGGGCGAGAGCGGTGAAGACCACCGCCAGGTGGATGGCAAGCTTGCCGATTTCAACCTCCGTGTCAAGGCTGTTGACCCATCCAAGCTTGGCGTCGACAAGGTAAAGCAGTACAGCGGTTACTTGGATGACGAGGCCAATGACAAGCACTTGTTTTACT GGTTCTTCGAGTCCCGCAACGATCCCAAGAACGACCCCGTGGTCCTCTGGCTCAACGGCGGTCCAGGCTGCTCTTCCCTCACTGGCTTGTTCCTCGAGCTCGGTCCTTCATCGATCgacaagaagctcaaggttGTGAACAACGAGTTCAGCTGGAACAACAATGCCAGCGTCATCTTTCTTGACCAGCCCGTCAACGTCGGTTACTCGTACTCTGGCAACTCTGTGAGCAACACCATTGCTGCTGGCAAGGATGTCTACGCTCTCCTGTCCCTCTTCTTTCACCAGTTCCCCGAGTACGCCAAGCAAGACTTCCACATTGCTGGCGAGTCCTATGCTGGTCACTACATTCCCGTCTTTGCCTCTGAGATCCTGTCCCACAAGAAccgcaacatcaacctcaagtCGATCCTTATCGGGAATGGTTTGACCGACGGTCTTACTCAGTACGAGCACTACCGCCCTATGGCTTGCGGCAAGGGTGGTTACCCCGCCGTTCTTGACGAGTCTGAGTGCCGCAGCATGGACAATGCTCTTCCCCGCTGCCAGTCCCTCATCCAGAACTGCTACGACTCTGGTAGTGTCTGGAGTTGCGTTCCTGCTTCTATTTACTGCAACAATGCGCTCATTGGCCCCTACCAGCGGACCGGCCAGAACGTTTATGACATCCGTGGCAAGTGTGAGGATAGCAGCAACCTCTGCTATAGCGCTCTTGGCTGGATTAGCGACTATCTCAACCAGCAAGATGTCATGGATGCTCTTGGAGTTGAAGTCTCTGGCTACGAAAGCTGCAACTTTGACATCAACCGCAACTTCTTGTTCCAAGGCGACTGGATGCAGCCATTCCATCGCCTCGtccccaacatcctcaaGGAGATCCCCGTTCTCATCTATGCCGGTGATGCCGACTACATCTGCAACTGGCTCGGTAACCAGGCCTGGACTGAGGCTCTTGAGTGGCCCGGCAAGAAGAACTTCAACAAGGCCTCTATCAAGGACTTGAAGCTTGCTGGCGCCGAGAAGGAGTacggcaaggtcaaggccTCTGGCAACTTCACCTTCATGCAGGTGTACCAGGCCGGCCACATGGTTCCCATGGACCAGCCCGAGAACTCTCTTGACTTCCTGAACCGGTGGTTGGGCGGTGAGTGGTTCGCGAAATAA